A region of the Penicillium psychrofluorescens genome assembly, chromosome: 6 genome:
CGCGCCATGATCCAGGATGGCAGATTGCCACCCGATGACCCGCCGCGCGTGCATACTGACGCCCTGGACTGGATGCGCGAGCTGTCCCAGGAGTACGACACGCCGATAGAAGTGGGCCGCACGCAGGTCGGGTTGTCTCTGGCCGCCATCCACACGACGTCCAACTTGCTCACGAATATCATGTACGATCTGGCCGCGTACCCGCAGTACATCCAGCCGCTGCGCGATGAGATCTGTGCCGTGGCGGCCGAGGACGGCGAGTTCAAGAAGACCAGCCTGCTCAAGTTGAAGTTGATGGACAGCGTGATGAAGGAATCGCAGCGGGTCAACCCTGTTGGCATGAGTATGTCTAGCTAGCCCCGGCCCTCTCTCTCATGTTTCAGTTCGTTTCATGTTAACAATCATCCTTCCAGTCCTGTTGAACCGCCTCGCCACCGCCGACATCCCCCTCTCTGACGGAACCGTGATCCCCAAGGGCGCGACGGTCGCCGTGTCAACCCACGTCATGGGCGAGGAGAGCATCTACCCGCAAGCGAGCACGTACGACGGCTACCGATTCTACCACAAGCGACAGGAGCCCGGCAACGAGCACCGGTTCCAGTTGGTGACGACGACGCGCGACCACTTCGCGTTTGGGCACGGCGTGCATGCCTGTCCGGGCCGGTTCTTTGCAGCGAACGAGTCGAAGATCCTGTTGATTCATCTGCTGCTCAAGTTTGACTGGAAATTTAAGGAGGACCGCGGGCGGCCCAAGAACTTTGAAATTGGCACGGAGTCCATCACGGACCCGACGGTGGAGCTGCTGTTCCGGTCGAGGACGCCGGAGATCGATCTCAAGTGTCTTGGGGGGGCGTGATTGGGGGAACTATCTCCGTGTGATCTAGTTCTAGCTGTGCGCATTGCCAATATATCCATGGACACTCCTATAGTCCTCTTATACATCTGAAATCGCGAGGGCCCGGTGGACTCGAACTCGACCAATTAGCATCTGGCCTGCATGACAATACGGTAAACCCGCTGTAAGAATACACGCACGCGTCTCCCCCGCCTCCACGCGTCACGTCGTCTGAAACAGGCAAGATTCGATTCAACCGTCAACCATGGCCCCCAAACGAAAAGACAGACTGGCCTAACGGTGAAGGATGCGAATGATCGACGGTGTCGCTGATGCGCTGGGGATCATTCTTGGGCATGATGATTGAGCGATTAGGTCTGTATTTACATCTATTGACGTGCTCTTCCCGAGACCTCGTGCGTAGAGTGAAACATCCCGCGAGACAGTCCTTGCAGTGGGAAGgatggcgtggtggtgggaaCTAGCAACTGCTTAGCCGAAGTCACTAAATGGACGGTGAGCGAGTTTGCTTGCTCTGCTACCAGCTTCGTATGTTGGTTTCTTTCCTTGCAGGTGTAGACAGGAGAAGAGAATtaaagagaagagagaaatggCATGGATATCACCACGTAAAGACCTGTAAAGCCAGTCTGCAGTCTCGACTTGTGCGCATTCCTGTCAGGTTTTTAGTGTCGCGCGCTAGCAGGATCAGTTGAGTGGGCCGTTGAGGTACCCGGTACTGCCCCCAGTACCCACGAGCCCGCCCACACTCAGGTACCGGGTACTCCGTCCACGCCCAACCACccgcctcctcttcttccctgagctttctcttctttctcttcctccctccacCTATTTCTCTTTCGCTCCCTAACCCACACTTCCCCCAAACTCTCTCCCACCCTCCCGACGAGTTCCTTCCGTTTGCTCGTCTCTTTTCCCCGTGGGTGTGTTTCTGGTATTTGGTGATGACGGAAGCGTCCGTTGCCTGGTAGTTAGACCTTCGGCCCGGGATGGAGCCGCAGATGTGATCCGGTGATCGAACCTCACTACTCAGTTGGCGCATTCCTCAACGGCGCTCTTCCTCCTGATCACTGCTACATACTACGACCACGCCTCGcctgcttctttttcctttctctctctctgacGACTCACGACATTACCTCGACCTTCTCAACGCTGCCCACCCCAGAACGAGGTAGCGATATTCCACCAGATCCCAAGTTCCGCTTTCCCAGTTGTCGATCAACTCTTGTGGCGACTGAAAACCGCAAACTCCCGCCACCATGGCTCAACGTCAGCTCTCGCGGACGCTGCCCAAGAACTTCACTTTCCCCTCTATGCTCAACGACGAGCCGAGGACCCCCGAACGCCTTTCTTCTACCGATATCGATGtcccaccgcctccacgcCCCTCTAGCTCTAGTTGCCGGCTGCCGCGGGTCCGAGTTCGCTCGGGCACCGACGTGTGCGCCCGCATGGACTTGGATCTCTCCCGGCTCCAGGGCTTGTCGGATGTTCCTTTGCCTTCCATTGAAATCCCCCAGTCAGGCGCTGAATTGGAGGCGCCCTTTTCTGATGACTCTGTGACTGACGATAGGCGCTTCCTTGCGCCGCCCCGCCCGCGCATGCTGTTCAAGACACCCCCCGCGCAGATCCGGGGGACGCCTTTTGAGTCCTGCGACACGGGACACCCGTGGCCCTCGTGGGATCAGACCCCGGCTAGTACGTTTCCGCGCCCTGGTTCGGCGTGCTCCAACATGTCAGACTCGTCCATCGAATCCATTGAAACATTTGCGTCGCGCCCCTCGGTCGGAGGAAGCTGCACGAGCGCCGAGAGCGACATCTTCGAGAACTTCCCTTGGGAGGTGGCCAAGGAACCCGAGATGGAGTCTCCGACTCAGCCTAAGAAGCAACTCCAACAGCGCCCAAGCAAGAGCGACAAATGTTGGTCTCGAGACATGGACAATCACCTGTGGAACACCTATCAGCTCTACCTCCAGGACCCCACTATCACTCCCTTCAAGATGACCCCCGGCAGCATTCCGCCGCTGGGCATCACCCACCGGGTTGCTCGTCGTGCCAAGAGAAcctgggagaagaaacgACACCGCATTACCGAATCGCGGCCCAGCAGGTCGGCCGACCGCAGCGGCAGCTCCACCCCCAAGGGGGCTCAAAACGGGGTCAAGTCGATGTGGCCCAAATCTGATACCACGACCCGCAGACGCCTCAAGCAGTTATGTCGTCGCAAGTTTTCCATCTCCCCGCATTATCAGCGTATGATGCAGTCGCGCAGCCCCGAGCCTGTTGCGCAGTCATTCATTGCTCCCGCGGAATCCAACATCCATGACTTTGCCGACGGTGGCTGCATGCCATACGGCACTCGTGATCTTGGTGTTTCTTTGGTTGCTCCTTACGAGCCCACTCCCTTATCTCGTCTGGCTGAGGAGACTGTTGCGCCAGAGGAGCCAAAGGAGGAATCATTCAACAATCCAGTGTTCAATATTGTCGAGTGCGATGCCAACGAAATTTCCACCCAGAATCTTCACGTCGAACGCGCGTCCACTATCCCGCGCCTGGGATCTCCCTTTGCTTACAGCACTTGGGGTCCCTCGACTTTGAAAAACCAGGAGCACGCGCTTGCTGCCTCCGCGCGTCGCGAAACTATCCATCTGCCTCGCCATCGCTCGCGACCAAACGCCCACAGTGGACAGAAGGTTCTCAACCAAGATGGCTACGAGATTCCTCTCCCGGAAATCCACGTTCCGGAGGATAAGGATTCTGATGACGAAGTCCGGCGCCGCCTGGAGATGTACCTGCGCGAGAACAAGGTTGCAGATATCGGCAACGGCCGCATGCGCATCCGCAGCCGCGGGGCCACTACCGGCGCTGTCAGCCCCAAGGATGTCAATCagcttttctctcctccctcgTCGCTCAACTCCTGCCCGCCCGAAGAGACCACTCCTGTGACGAAGCCGCCCACCAACCCCTTGCTAAATCTCAGCGGGGAGAATATCAAACGGCTGGGCTCGCCCTTCCGCATTGAAGGTGGATTCAAGCGTCGTGAAGGCCCGAGTCGATTCATTAAACATGCATCCTCGCTCTCCGACCCCTTCTCAAGCGGCGGTCCCCCCTCCTACCAGAACTCCGCCGCCTTTGACCCGTCCCCAATTCAGGAACAGCAGAAGGCTGCGAGCCCACTGCCGTACGACCCCACCGAGGAGGGTCTTTCTGACGCGGAGCGAATCCGCCGGCAGATCCTGAACATGCCTTTTACGCGCAGATagctgctgcggcggggCGTGATACCTCCGCTGTTGACCATTCTAATCCTCTGTTCCCACTTGTGCCATCGATTCATTTTCGCGCGATTTTCCAAGCTTTGCATAATGACCTGAACGAGATACAGACGGGgccatttttttttctttaccGTCTCTGCAAGCTCTTACGACAGAAAcgcactttttttttcttacGACTGTAACGATATGTTGAAAAGAGACATGCTCGTGCGCCTGGTTTCCCTTGGCATACGACGAGCATTTGCATTTCCCCCCCTTTCCCCACAAAAGCAATACACAATGACTTCCCCCATAAAGAAAGTCGTGATGggttatttttttttctttttccctgCGGTTATCGGCAACCATTCATTCACATGAAACTCTGTGGACACCGAAGAAAAACGCGAATTTTGATAGGTTGACTTCGTTATTTTTTCAAGTCATGCACCTGTTTCGGTGTCAGGCAGCCGATTTTCCATTTGGGGccttttctttgcctttgcTGGCGAACTTGAACTTGTTGGGTTGTCATTTCATTCCGGACAAACACTGGCTGGGCTGTGAATCCCGATTGCAGCGGTCCTTTCGATCCTCTCTGTTGTCTTTGGACCATGTTGATAATCCGAGTTCACCCACCCTCCTTACACTGTCGACTGATTTCTTTCCTTGGTTGTCGGGGCATGGCGTCGTGGCCCCAAACACAAAACACAACAAGCAACCACAAAAACATTTGAAAAAGCTGCCACGAAAACCCAAAATGACCAACTTCTGCTCGCTATCAACTGCGATCCACTCCCTACGTCCTTCTTTCCAATCTCATTTTGGTTTCCCAGCTGTCCCTCTGTCAAGATATGCACGCGACACTGGAACCATTTTACTTCTTCGATTCAACCCGTCACACTATGAGATGACCCGGACCGCGCCTTTGCACCAAAAGGCCGcccatccccttccccccaaAAAGAGACGACCATACATATCCCAATTTCCGAGCGTTCAGTTACATAGACGAACCGAAACGAAACGACGCCCCATGAATTGCACTTGGCTCCCACCCAATGACCTAACTGAGAAACGCAAGCGTGGCGTTTGGTTTTCTTCCAAGATTTGCCAGCGTGCCTTGTTCTGCCTTAAATCTTTCTTGCATCCGTCTCTCATCTCGATCGACATGTATCCGCCATGTGAAGATTCTCTCTCCTCtacgcctccatctcgaTCGTTTGACTTGACTTGCCCTATTTTTCTTGTTTAAATTTCTTGCTGCTCTGATTCTGATCCTCGCTGTGATGTGATTTTCCTGTTGTTACGATCCAGTGTTTTCTGTTCAATGTGCGTGTGCATCATGGCTGGGGTTGCTGTTCGCTGCTTGCTTTTCATGACTGCGATGATGTGTGATGGCTGCTGTGtgttttcttctccttcgccagTTTCAGAgtatctttctttctattctttttttttattttcttctttcttgttttATCTTAGATGGATGTTgtgtgatgatgatgatgatttccaTTCAAGAATTTGATCCTTTTACCTACTCTTCACTTGATCAGAATAGAGCGAAGCTTATGCAGGGTCGGAAGGCTAGATTGCAACCATAACTCATTAGTACTTTGCCCATCGTCATCCGATGGAGCTCGCCAGCGGATGGGGCCGAGTTCTATTATTTACCACATTCCCCCGCATCTAACTAATTCGTTAGTTAACTCGATTCGCCAGACGGACCTCTCGCCCGTCGGAGAGAGGCCCATGCGAGGCGGTCAGATCATCGCGGGACACGCTGAAGCAAGCCTGGCAGAAGTGGGAATGCTATGATTACATGCCCTAGATTGAAGTATAATGAATGATCTTTTTCCACAGTCGCTTCCACAATCCGAATATGGACGTGGGAGCAGAGTCTCGGACTCTGCCCGAAATATGCCCGTACAATACACGTAACACGCTGCTCGGTACCCAGTGCGCGAGCGGCGGAAGGCAAGTTGCTTCTTCATTTGTGCCCGTTCCCCCGGGTTCCTCGACTGTCTAAATTCAGCACTTCGGTCCCGGCTGCCGGGAGTGCTATTGGTGCGCGTTGCACTCGGTCGGTCAGTCCATGCATCACCCCTCCCGATCTAGCCCTCGAGCTTGGTCTCTTACCACTCCCCTGGGTCGCGGTCCTTTACAAGAAGGCTCCGGCCGCTTCCCACCGCGACCTGCCCGCTCAGCCTGACGAGAATcgtaaaaaaaaaaaaaaaaaaacctcGCTGTCACGTTTAGGTGTCAGGATTATCCCCCCTGCCCATCATCCACTCGACTTCCTGTCCTTCGGTCCTGCCCCGCTTGGATACCTTCATGTCTGGCGTGCTCTTATATTGGCGCATAAGGGGTTGTGGTAACACTTTTGGCCTTGCGTGAATGCGCGaaccccctccctccctctttccctctctctctgtgtgtgtCGCTCTGGCGCCATTCTCGCGCCGAATTCGCCATGGACGACAGTGAGATCGCCGCAGATTCATACACCTCCTCAAACGAAGACTACGACTCCTCCGACGACTGGCAATCAGAAACAACCTCCATCGGCTCGAATCTCTATGAAGGGTTTCTAGAAAATGGCAGACGATACGCCAGCCTACGGGGATCTCAATATTTCAGCCCCTCGGACGAGCAACAGTTCGAGACCTACGAAGTGGGACACCTGGCCTGTCTCTTGATGAGCGACAAGCGGCCCAACCCGCTCTACTACGCGCCGGTGGAGGCGCCCCGGAATATCCTCGATATCGGGACAGGGAGGGGCTCCTGGGCAATCGACGTGGCCGATATCTTCCCCAACGCCGTCGTCTCCGGCGTCGACCTCTACCCGCCGCCGGTGAGCTGGGTGCCGCCCAACTGCTTTCTGGAAGTGGACGACGTGCTAGAGGAATGGACGTGGCGGCAGAAATTCGACCTCATCCATATCCGCCACGGCATCGGAGCCTTCAGTCCGTCCGAATGGGACGGGCTCTATAAGCAATCCTACGACAATCTCGAACCGGGCGGCTGGTTCGAACAGCTCGAAATGAACATCTGCTGCGAGTGCGACGACGGCTCTATCCCCCCGGATaacatcctcttcacctGGGGCCCGCGATTCTTCGCCGCGGGCGAGAAGCTCGGCAAACCGCTGGATGTCACGAAAACGATGCGCGCATCGATCGAAGCCGCCGGCTTCATTGACGTGCACGAGAAGAACGCCAAGTGGCCCATCGGCccctggccgaagatgaaagTGCTCAAAGAGGCCGGCATCGTCAACCTCCAGCACTGGCTGGCCGGCATGGAGGGCTACTCCATGTACCTGCTCACCAGATTCGGAGATCCCGCCCCGTGGACCAGGGAGGAAGTCCTCGTCTATGTGGCGGCGATGCGGCAGGCCTTGACGAACCCGCGCTTCCACGCTTATCAGTACGCGAAGCGGATCTGGGCGAGGAAACCCTTTCCGGGAGAGGTGGATGCTTCCCCGCCGGAGAGAGAGGCTCCCGTGACCAAGGGCGGGGGGGACAGGGACCggggaaaggaaaaagggtCAAGCGGGGGGGAGTAATGGTTGCTTGAAGTCAGATCAACAGATCTTCCTATCTCCCCCAAAACCTCGGGGGGGAATATATACCCTGTATAAAACATCCGTCCGGATGCTATGGAGAACGACAGTATTTCCCCATTACTTATACATTTGATGATCCAATTTAACGACCCAATTTCGATACGATAACATTTAGCCATAATTATTATGCGTGAAAAACATCTCCAGGCTCCAAAGCACTAGATCCGCGGTATACATACACCTTCAGCCTTTTAATGTAGTGTATAAATCCCTTCGACTGTGATAACTGTGTCTTACCACTATTAATAATTGGACTACAGTCGGATTGTCGATGGGAGACTGCCAGTGGCCGGCTTCCGTCGGTGACGAGCGTACTTAATCGAGGAATCCGGGGACGAAGTCTGAACCAGCACGATGTAAACCATTACTACGTGCTATGGATGACCTGGCAGGAGATATAGATTCCTGTTTCTTGGAAATGAGGCTTGGAATCAACTCAGATATTATCTACATATTAAACAAGTAATACAAACAATTGAAAGAGGAAATCAACGAACAAAATCGAGCAATGACGAGTGCGACcaggaaaaggagagagatgatgCAGAGGGTATAAGTGTATAGCAGGAGCAAGAAACGGAGGGCAAGAAAATGGGAGTTTCGTAGAGGCATCGTAGAGTATCAAGTAGGGAGGATCAAGATCACCGCTCaagtttcttcttccgctcaGCAAGAAGAGCTTCGATCTTGCGCAGTTGGCTCGCAAgacctttcttctccgcgtTTGCGACGAGCCACTCCTCCATTTTCTGGCGGACATGCCGCATAGAATGGAGTACCGGCAGGACAGGCGtcgaaggcgaagaagatggcaTTGCGCCACCCTCAAGCTCCATGCGCGTCCAGCGCTCCGAACCAGGATTCAAAAGCAGATCGAAAACATCAGCCCACAGATCGCGGTCCCAGTAGCGCTTGAGAGATTCGCGGATGCGGTACGTGCGAGCCGTGGAGGGGTTTGCTTCCGCGTCCGCGGGACCGGAGCTGGGCCGCACGGGCGTCGACTCGAGATACTTGCCGAATAACAGGACGTGGATTGTGCCGGCGAGACCGTAAAGATCAATCTGGTGGGTCCAGGGACGCATCTCGCGGATCTCGTTGCACTCGTGTGAGCTTGTTTCCCAGTCGGCGATGAATTGGACCGCTGGGGAGAAGGCGTGCATGTCGATGCTGCGGCCGAAGTCGATAAGAGCCAGGCCCTTGTTTCGCCAGCCGTATGACCCAATGGGCGAGTAGTGGATGCTGTCGCTGGGATCGGGGGGCTGTTCGTCGGCgttgaggtcgaggaggaagagtgcTTTGGCGGGGGAGTTGTTGGGGTTGGGCTCGTCCAGACGGACGAGGCAGTTGTCCGCTTTCAGGTCGCCGTGGAGGATTCCGCTGGCGTGTAGTGCTTCGACAGTGCGGAAGAGctcgatggagaagaacatggctAGGGCCTCCTCGAGCCCGCTTTCCGCATTGTGGTTGGAGGTGATGGGCTCGCTGCGGACAAGATTTACCAGGTCCAGCAAAGTGCCTTGGCCGCGGTAGTCTTCTACAAGGAAGCTTTCCCGCTGGTGAACATGCAACTCATGGGCACGCACGATACTGTCTGCTGCGCGTGAGAGACCTGGCGACTGTCGTAGACGCTCATGTGCCATTCGGATCATGTAGAACTCCCATGCGCTGGACGGTCCGTTCTCGATTTTCACGGCCTCGAATGCATCTCGCGCGCTATCGTGCGGGTTTGCTTTGCGGGGTTGGAAATCACGGTCTTTGGTGTCTGTGATATCGGACCCGGATTCATAAGACTCTAGACTGTCGACGCTCTCTGCGAGATAGACTGGGGCATAGGCGCCGGCTCCGAGCTCGCGACGGATAAGGTAGCTGCGCTCAGCTCCGGGGAATTCCAGAATTGGCGTGTCAAAGTTTTCATCCTCGCCTTTGGACTTTCTGCTATTAGTCTTGACAAATTTCTGGATCATAGACGCATAGTTGCTGTCACCAACATGAGCGTGGTAGCCCATGTACATGTCTAGCGGTGTTTCCAAAGAATTAAGAATCGTATTGCGAATTCCTTTGTCCGTCGGATTGCATTGCCGGTCCTTGATGATGACTTCCCGCCGACGTGACTTTGCCTTGAGTGCCGTTGGGCTGAAAGGGACATCCACCGCAGAAGAGACAGTGTGGTCTCCATGATAAGGCGTTGCAGCCCCCAGTGGACttgagagaaggagatcaCCCATCTGAGGCATTTTTGGCTTGGAGGGAGTCTTCGTACTGGAGGCAATGCTCCGAGCACCTGTCATcgaggggatggaggactCGGTCTGTTCCACAATAGGAGTCATGAAAGGCAGTCGGTTTTGCGCCATGATGACCGGATCCCGGTATAGACCACAAGGCGGGTGGTAATCGTCAGGCATTTCCGGGACAAACCGGTCCCTCTCAGGTGTTCCATGAGAAGAACTGCTCGGCGCACCCTCACTGTAAACGGATTGAGAAGTCGTCTCAAGCTCGACGTTCGGGACATCTCGACTCGCACTGAACTCGGACCAATCGCTGCCTGCAACGCTCTCAGCCCTTGTGTTGTCGGCAAAGTCGGTCTCATCGAAGGACTTGTGGAAGGTTTGCGTCTCCTCGTCACCAAAGTCGCTCGAGGCTACTGAGATGCGTCCGGTCCCTGTACTATCTGCAGTGCTTGTGCAGTCATCGTCTTCATAGTCACTACCGCAAAAGCTATCAGCTCCATCGTCCGCTTCGGCCTTCAATGGTTGGTTGAAGATGCTATAGATTTCATCTGTAGCAGCGCGAGTATGGATGGTCATTGTTGGTTCCGCGGTGCTCTTCCGCCGTACTTTCGAGCCTGTGGGAGAGTCGAACTTCATTTTGACTGCCAAGACTCGATTAATGTATGACTTAACAGAATCGAGCGAACAACTTACCCGTCTGTGTCTCTCCCTTGACTTCCTTGACTTTCAATTTTCTGGATTTTCCTGACTTGCTCTCATGGGGCCCTTCCTGGTCGTGTGATTGGGAATGCCGGTCGTCCCGCACCACTAATTCCTCGTCGACAGGAGATGGTTTGGGCTTTCCGGACTGGACATCAACGCCACCAGCGTTGCCTGATATCTGTTGTAGCGGCCCCTTCTGTGAACTCCACTTCTTGTTCACCCACCCGCGCTTGAGAGCCCTCAGTTCCTCAAAGCTGACCTCATTCGCTGGGTTGCTTGGGTCGGGGTATACGGattcgaggtcgacgaagacCCGTTCACGTCGGCCAGTTCGTGGGTTGACCGCTTCCCTTACGTGATGCTCCGGTACTTGCTtgggttgttgttgttgttgcaATGGATCTTGGGTAGGAAGATTTGATTTTGACTGGATACATAAAAACGCAACACCACATAGGTTCATGCCAGCAATTAGTCCTGTGATCGTAAATATTTGGAGGTCTGAGGGGAATGAAGGAACCGAAATGACGACTCACCTCGTCCCTGAAAATGGCCATTTTCTGTGCCGGGCCGGATTTTTTCCCAGCTTTCAATGTCTCGCCGACCCAGGGTTTGGCCTCCATCTcgttctccttcttgcgtTCTTTGATTGATCCAATACTCTCCCATCCCTTAGTCTGTCCACTGGTTGCGGGTTGGTCGGCCGAGGGGGAGTCGGCGTCGGAGAAGATTGACATCTTCGGTTTGCCGGACTTGGTCTTCGAGGCGCCGCCCATGTTCGGAGACGGCCGCGAGGCCTGGGGGTCATCAGAAGCGTCCGAGGGCGCAAAGGGATCCATCTTGGCGGCCAGCGCGGGACGGACGGTTGGCAATGCAGGTGAGGAAGGACCGGCGTCATGTGGTCGTTGCTCGTATCGTTGTTGGAATTCATCGTATTTTCGCGCGAGCCGCTCGACAGGCCGTGCCTCGCAATCCATACCGAGCCGGTATACTTCATCGGCCTGGGTCCAGCGCCCAGCGCCCTCGAGCCACCCGGCAAACTCCTCGTAGAAGAGAGCTAGTCCCTCACCGATATGGTGGCGCGCGAGGAACGCGAACGTTTCCCGCGGAGCATCCGAGAAAAGCCTGATGTAATGGAGCCATAAGCGCAGATATCGAGGATCATTCCTGTAGTGCTGCGAAGATAAAAAAGATTTTGTCGCGCGCTCGAGTAATGGTAGGAGACCAGACTCGGGCGTGGCTTGTGCTGATGGGTACGCGTTCAGGGTCCATTTCACGTAGCGGTCATACACATCAAGAGGATCATCGGACTCCCCTATTGCCTGTAGCTCGCTCTCATATTCCTGGCGAATGCCGTCGGTCAGGGTTCTCGTGTCGTttggtgatggtgctgcTGTCTTGTCGCCGTTGCTGCCCGCTGAGAAGATTCGCGCGAGCTCTCTTGCTGATCGGCCGCCTGGGAGTGATTGAACATTTTCCTTCTGTGCTTCAATGATGTCAAAGTCAATCAGGTCTTCGGAGGCTGCCATGGTGGCGACAGCAGAGCCTGTCAATG
Encoded here:
- a CDS encoding uncharacterized protein (ID:PFLUO_009276-T1.cds;~source:funannotate), whose product is MAQRQLSRTLPKNFTFPSMLNDEPRTPERLSSTDIDVPPPPRPSSSSCRLPRVRVRSGTDVCARMDLDLSRLQGLSDVPLPSIEIPQSGAELEAPFSDDSVTDDRRFLAPPRPRMLFKTPPAQIRGTPFESCDTGHPWPSWDQTPASTFPRPGSACSNMSDSSIESIETFASRPSVGGSCTSAESDIFENFPWEVAKEPEMESPTQPKKQLQQRPSKSDKCWSRDMDNHLWNTYQLYLQDPTITPFKMTPGSIPPLGITHRVARRAKRTWEKKRHRITESRPSRSADRSGSSTPKGAQNGVKSMWPKSDTTTRRRLKQLCRRKFSISPHYQRMMQSRSPEPVAQSFIAPAESNIHDFADGGCMPYGTRDLGVSLVAPYEPTPLSRLAEETVAPEEPKEESFNNPVFNIVECDANEISTQNLHVERASTIPRLGSPFAYSTWGPSTLKNQEHALAASARRETIHLPRHRSRPNAHSGQKVLNQDGYEIPLPEIHVPEDKDSDDEVRRRLEMYLRENKVADIGNGRMRIRSRGATTGAVSPKDVNQLFSPPSSLNSCPPEETTPVTKPPTNPLLNLSGENIKRLGSPFRIEGGFKRREGPSRFIKHASSLSDPFSSGGPPSYQNSAAFDPSPIQEQQKAASPLPYDPTEEGLSDAERIRRQILNMPFTRR
- a CDS encoding uncharacterized protein (ID:PFLUO_009275-T1.cds;~source:funannotate), translating into MAILAQVLDSPYFIQGVVVALLAVLVTSFWDDLSDEIPYRRVPLVGKNWWSDLTNKKAKARFSQSARALIAEGFSRNFFEDRIAGFEAFHQKNTSKLVTDLVRIKLTQALGSLTIPLSKETAATVHDTFPPSDEWKPYNFAYHVPYMVARISSLVFLGQKICRDKEWINVSVNYTIDAFTAARELRMWPSVLRPLVHWFLPSAQKLRQHLRVARSIVNQEVEHRAMIQDGRLPPDDPPRVHTDALDWMRELSQEYDTPIEVGRTQVGLSLAAIHTTSNLLTNIMYDLAAYPQYIQPLRDEICAVAAEDGEFKKTSLLKLKLMDSVMKESQRVNPVGMILLNRLATADIPLSDGTVIPKGATVAVSTHVMGEESIYPQASTYDGYRFYHKRQEPGNEHRFQLVTTTRDHFAFGHGVHACPGRFFAANESKILLIHLLLKFDWKFKEDRGRPKNFEIGTESITDPTVELLFRSRTPEIDLKCLGGA
- a CDS encoding uncharacterized protein (ID:PFLUO_009277-T1.cds;~source:funannotate); translated protein: MDDSEIAADSYTSSNEDYDSSDDWQSETTSIGSNLYEGFLENGRRYASLRGSQYFSPSDEQQFETYEVGHLACLLMSDKRPNPLYYAPVEAPRNILDIGTGRGSWAIDVADIFPNAVVSGVDLYPPPVSWVPPNCFLEVDDVLEEWTWRQKFDLIHIRHGIGAFSPSEWDGLYKQSYDNLEPGGWFEQLEMNICCECDDGSIPPDNILFTWGPRFFAAGEKLGKPLDVTKTMRASIEAAGFIDVHEKNAKWPIGPWPKMKVLKEAGIVNLQHWLAGMEGYSMYLLTRFGDPAPWTREEVLVYVAAMRQALTNPRFHAYQYAKRIWARKPFPGEVDASPPEREAPVTKGGGDRDRGKEKGSSGGE
- a CDS encoding uncharacterized protein (ID:PFLUO_009278-T1.cds;~source:funannotate); protein product: MAASEDLIDFDIIEAQKENVQSLPGGRSARELARIFSAGSNGDKTAAPSPNDTRTLTDGIRQEYESELQAIGESDDPLDVYDRYVKWTLNAYPSAQATPESGLLPLLERATKSFLSSQHYRNDPRYLRLWLHYIRLFSDAPRETFAFLARHHIGEGLALFYEEFAGWLEGAGRWTQADEVYRLGMDCEARPVERLARKYDEFQQRYEQRPHDAGPSSPALPTVRPALAAKMDPFAPSDASDDPQASRPSPNMGGASKTKSGKPKMSIFSDADSPSADQPATSGQTKGWESIGSIKERKKENEMEAKPWVGETLKAGKKSGPAQKMAIFRDESKSNLPTQDPLQQQQQPKQVPEHHVREAVNPRTGRRERVFVDLESVYPDPSNPANEVSFEELRALKRGWVNKKWSSQKGPLQQISGNAGGVDVQSGKPKPSPVDEELVVRDDRHSQSHDQEGPHESKSGKSRKLKVKEVKGETQTVKMKFDSPTGSKVRRKSTAEPTMTIHTRAATDEIYSIFNQPLKAEADDGADSFCGSDYEDDDCTSTADSTGTGRISVASSDFGDEETQTFHKSFDETDFADNTRAESVAGSDWSEFSASRDVPNVELETTSQSVYSEGAPSSSSHGTPERDRFVPEMPDDYHPPCGLYRDPVIMAQNRLPFMTPIVEQTESSIPSMTGARSIASSTKTPSKPKMPQMGDLLLSSPLGAATPYHGDHTVSSAVDVPFSPTALKAKSRRREVIIKDRQCNPTDKGIRNTILNSLETPLDMYMGYHAHVGDSNYASMIQKFVKTNSRKSKGEDENFDTPILEFPGAERSYLIRRELGAGAYAPVYLAESVDSLESYESGSDITDTKDRDFQPRKANPHDSARDAFEAVKIENGPSSAWEFYMIRMAHERLRQSPGLSRAADSIVRAHELHVHQRESFLVEDYRGQGTLLDLVNLVRSEPITSNHNAESGLEEALAMFFSIELFRTVEALHASGILHGDLKADNCLVRLDEPNPNNSPAKALFLLDLNADEQPPDPSDSIHYSPIGSYGWRNKGLALIDFGRSIDMHAFSPAVQFIADWETSSHECNEIREMRPWTHQIDLYGLAGTIHVLLFGKYLESTPVRPSSGPADAEANPSTARTYRIRESLKRYWDRDLWADVFDLLLNPGSERWTRMELEGGAMPSSSPSTPVLPVLHSMRHVRQKMEEWLVANAEKKGLASQLRKIEALLAERKKKLER